A genomic stretch from Shewanella woodyi ATCC 51908 includes:
- a CDS encoding RodZ domain-containing protein, whose protein sequence is MTNKKVDMLKDAADSNETPDISEQMTLGSLLKAAREEQGASIGDIAGQLHLRPCIVEDIEADNFGDIASAIYVKGYVKNYARIVQADAQAIQACLDIQLPKASAPEMQSFSRKTTRQARDGRLMFVTYLIAFILLALLVLWWVQKSDTQASVDFSKPTMEEMAESIQEPFSTKALPDPTLERDSGIESSGIESSDTGLSINNSAINSGVVHSNDIDDLSPETVNVESSDLATTVVSTEQLPVSVQSEIVQDLPSVDSLGASRLSLSLVADCWINVKDADGKVLINDLKKAGSLLEVKGREPFKLTLGAPQAVTIKLNEESISLADYANGRVARFSLPFAE, encoded by the coding sequence ATGACAAATAAGAAAGTCGATATGCTCAAGGATGCAGCAGACAGTAATGAGACCCCAGACATATCCGAACAGATGACGCTCGGATCCCTGTTAAAAGCCGCCCGTGAAGAGCAAGGGGCGAGTATTGGCGATATTGCGGGGCAGTTGCATTTGCGACCTTGTATCGTCGAAGACATAGAAGCTGACAATTTTGGCGACATCGCCTCAGCCATCTATGTGAAAGGGTATGTGAAAAACTATGCCCGAATCGTTCAGGCTGATGCACAAGCGATACAAGCTTGCCTAGATATTCAACTCCCCAAGGCCAGTGCGCCTGAGATGCAAAGCTTCTCCCGTAAAACAACACGTCAAGCTCGTGATGGACGCCTGATGTTTGTCACCTATCTGATCGCCTTTATTTTATTAGCTCTACTGGTTTTATGGTGGGTGCAAAAATCTGATACTCAAGCCAGTGTCGATTTTTCAAAGCCTACGATGGAGGAGATGGCAGAGTCAATACAGGAGCCATTTTCGACAAAAGCCTTACCCGATCCAACTCTAGAGCGAGATTCTGGAATAGAGAGCTCTGGAATTGAAAGCTCAGACACCGGGCTGAGTATCAATAACTCAGCGATTAATAGCGGTGTTGTCCACAGTAACGATATTGATGATTTGTCTCCTGAAACGGTTAACGTTGAAAGCAGTGATTTGGCAACGACAGTGGTTTCTACTGAGCAGCTACCAGTATCGGTGCAAAGCGAGATTGTGCAAGATCTCCCCTCTGTCGACAGCTTAGGTGCATCAAGATTAAGCTTGAGCTTAGTGGCTGACTGCTGGATCAACGTCAAAGATGCCGATGGCAAAGTACTCATTAATGATCTGAAGAAAGCGGGCAGCTTACTTGAAGTTAAGGGACGTGAACCTTTTAAACTGACCTTAGGTGCACCCCAGGCTGTGACAATTAAGCTAAACGAAGAGAGTATCAGTTTAGCTGATTATGCTAATGGGCGCGTTGCCAGATTTAGCTTGCCTTTTGCCGAATAA
- the ispG gene encoding flavodoxin-dependent (E)-4-hydroxy-3-methylbut-2-enyl-diphosphate synthase — protein sequence MYNENPIKRRASTRIYVGDVPIGDGAPIAVQSMTNTLTTDVDATVAQIRALENVGADIVRVSVPTMDAAEAFKLIKQQTNIPLIADIHFDYRIALKVAEYGVDCLRINPGNIGNESRIKSVVECARDKNIPIRIGINGGSLEKDLMDKYKEPTPEALLESAMRHVDILDRLNFDQFKVSVKASDVFLAVEAYRLLAKQIVQPLHLGITEAGGLRSGSVKSSVGLGMLLAEGIGDTLRISLAADPVEEIKVGFDILKSLRIRSRGINFIACPSCSRQEFDVINTVNELERRLEDVITPMDVSIIGCVVNGPGEALVSDIGLTGGNRKSGYFDDGVRQKERFDNDNIVDSLEAKIRAKASIINGRIPVQDLNK from the coding sequence ATGTACAACGAAAACCCGATTAAAAGACGTGCTTCAACCCGTATCTATGTAGGTGACGTTCCTATTGGTGATGGTGCACCAATTGCAGTCCAATCGATGACCAACACCTTAACGACTGATGTTGATGCCACTGTTGCTCAAATTCGTGCATTGGAAAACGTAGGTGCGGATATTGTACGTGTCTCTGTGCCGACTATGGATGCCGCTGAAGCGTTTAAACTGATTAAGCAGCAGACCAATATTCCTCTGATCGCCGATATTCATTTCGATTACCGTATTGCACTTAAAGTGGCTGAATATGGCGTAGACTGCCTGCGAATTAACCCAGGTAACATTGGCAATGAGTCTCGCATTAAAAGTGTGGTTGAGTGTGCCCGTGATAAGAATATCCCTATTCGAATAGGTATTAACGGTGGCTCTTTAGAAAAAGATCTGATGGACAAGTACAAAGAGCCTACGCCAGAGGCGCTGCTTGAATCTGCGATGCGTCATGTGGATATCCTAGATAGACTCAATTTTGATCAGTTTAAAGTGAGCGTTAAAGCATCTGATGTATTCCTTGCCGTTGAAGCGTATCGTTTGCTAGCAAAACAGATAGTGCAGCCACTTCATTTAGGCATAACCGAAGCAGGTGGTTTACGTTCAGGCTCTGTTAAATCTTCCGTAGGACTTGGGATGCTGCTGGCCGAAGGCATTGGTGATACCTTGCGTATTTCATTGGCCGCAGACCCAGTTGAAGAGATTAAAGTGGGCTTTGATATTCTTAAATCGCTGCGGATCCGTTCTCGCGGGATTAACTTTATCGCCTGTCCATCGTGTTCTCGCCAAGAGTTTGATGTTATCAATACGGTTAATGAGCTTGAGCGCCGTCTCGAAGATGTGATCACACCTATGGATGTCTCTATCATCGGTTGCGTCGTTAATGGCCCTGGTGAAGCCTTGGTTTCAGATATTGGCTTGACTGGAGGCAATCGTAAGAGCGGTTACTTTGATGATGGCGTTAGACAAAAAGAGCGTTTCGATAACGATAATATCGTCGATTCTCTTGAAGCTAAAATAAGGGCGAAAGCCTCAATCATCAATGGACGTATTCCGGTACAAGATCTAAATAAGTAA
- the pilW gene encoding type IV pilus biogenesis/stability protein PilW, which produces MKHGLPQKIALTILLSSMLSACVSQSTYTGTDVPVTEREFDNVLAAQKRAQLGLTYLRKGNSQQAKYNLDKAVEFAPNIQDVHISMAYYYQTVGELENAEDSYRKAINARDASGDGLNNFGVFLCQQEKYKESEKMFLRAVKMPSYTRSGDSYENLGICSRKAGEIEKARKYFSTALRYNPRSGSTLLELTEIEIEEHNYLDARAQLARYHRVIAQSAESLTLGVEIERGLNDEEAAREFGILLLAKFPSSIEAKRYRASMH; this is translated from the coding sequence ATGAAGCACGGACTGCCCCAAAAAATCGCACTTACCATACTTCTTTCGAGTATGTTGAGTGCCTGCGTGTCACAAAGTACTTATACTGGAACCGACGTTCCTGTGACCGAAAGGGAGTTCGACAATGTCTTGGCCGCGCAGAAGCGTGCACAACTCGGGTTAACCTACCTGCGCAAAGGTAACAGCCAGCAAGCTAAGTACAATTTAGATAAAGCTGTTGAGTTTGCCCCGAATATTCAAGATGTACACATATCAATGGCTTACTACTATCAAACAGTCGGTGAGCTTGAAAATGCCGAAGACTCCTACCGTAAAGCCATTAATGCGAGAGACGCCAGTGGCGACGGGTTAAACAATTTCGGTGTGTTTCTTTGTCAACAAGAGAAATACAAAGAGTCTGAGAAGATGTTCCTTAGAGCGGTCAAAATGCCCAGTTATACTCGCTCAGGGGACAGCTATGAAAATTTAGGGATCTGTAGTCGTAAGGCTGGAGAGATAGAGAAAGCGCGTAAATACTTCAGTACCGCACTTAGATACAATCCCAGAAGTGGAAGCACTCTACTTGAATTAACAGAGATCGAGATTGAGGAACATAACTATCTCGATGCACGTGCGCAACTTGCACGCTACCATCGTGTCATCGCCCAATCTGCCGAAAGTTTGACCTTAGGAGTTGAGATTGAGCGGGGCTTAAACGATGAAGAGGCCGCCAGAGAGTTTGGCATATTACTTTTAGCTAAGTTTCCCTCATCTATTGAGGCTAAGCGATATCGAGCCAGTATGCACTGA
- the hisS gene encoding histidine--tRNA ligase encodes MAKQIQAIRGMNDILPTQSPLWQKLETVLRETVAAYGYSEIRTPIVESTDLFKRSIGEVTDIVEKEMYTFDDRNGDSLTLRPEGTASTVRAGNEHGLLYNQEQRLWYMGPMFRHERPQKGRYRQFNQFGVEVYGIGTADVDAEVLMLSARLWEKLGIKEHVTLELNTLGDPAERATYRSALIEFLEQFKEQLDEESQRRMYTNPLRVLDTKNPEVQALLVDAPELMDFLGEESRAHFSHLCELLDAVGIQYVINPRLVRGLDYYNRTVFEWVTSSLGSQGTVLAGGRYDGLVEQLGGKDTPAVGFAMGLERIVLLLETLELTSDIPSTVDVYVTAMGDTSKIEAIKIAQTLRSELPNLRVMSHCGGGNFKKQMKRADKSGAQIALVIGEDELANNQVAVKYLREKKEQELVARDGLATYIAKQI; translated from the coding sequence GTGGCAAAACAGATCCAAGCAATTCGCGGAATGAATGATATTCTGCCTACCCAAAGTCCTCTATGGCAAAAACTAGAAACTGTATTAAGAGAGACTGTTGCCGCCTACGGTTACAGCGAGATCCGTACGCCTATCGTTGAGAGTACCGACCTTTTTAAACGCTCAATCGGTGAAGTCACTGATATCGTAGAAAAAGAGATGTACACCTTTGATGACCGTAACGGTGACAGCTTAACACTTCGCCCAGAGGGAACAGCGTCAACGGTACGTGCCGGCAATGAGCATGGTTTGCTCTATAACCAAGAGCAACGTCTTTGGTATATGGGCCCTATGTTTAGACACGAGCGCCCACAGAAAGGTCGCTACCGTCAATTTAATCAGTTTGGTGTTGAAGTTTATGGCATCGGCACTGCCGACGTCGACGCCGAAGTCCTGATGCTTTCTGCCCGTTTATGGGAAAAGCTTGGCATTAAAGAGCATGTCACACTTGAGTTGAACACCTTAGGTGACCCAGCTGAGCGTGCCACATACCGCAGCGCCCTTATCGAGTTCTTAGAGCAGTTTAAAGAGCAACTTGATGAAGAGAGCCAACGTCGCATGTACACCAACCCACTGCGTGTTTTAGACACCAAGAACCCTGAAGTTCAGGCGTTATTGGTCGATGCACCTGAGTTGATGGACTTCCTCGGTGAAGAGTCACGAGCACATTTTTCACATTTATGTGAACTCTTAGACGCTGTTGGTATCCAATACGTCATCAACCCTCGCTTAGTGCGTGGTTTAGATTACTATAATCGTACTGTTTTTGAGTGGGTTACCTCTAGTTTAGGTTCACAAGGAACCGTACTTGCAGGTGGACGCTATGATGGATTAGTTGAGCAACTCGGTGGTAAAGATACACCTGCTGTTGGTTTTGCTATGGGATTAGAGCGTATCGTTTTACTGCTTGAAACATTAGAGTTAACCAGTGATATCCCTTCAACTGTCGATGTTTATGTGACTGCGATGGGCGATACAAGTAAGATTGAAGCGATAAAAATTGCTCAAACCTTAAGAAGTGAGTTGCCTAACCTTAGGGTTATGAGTCATTGTGGCGGCGGTAACTTCAAGAAACAGATGAAGCGCGCGGATAAAAGTGGTGCCCAGATCGCACTGGTTATAGGTGAAGATGAACTTGCCAATAACCAAGTTGCAGTCAAGTATCTCCGCGAGAAAAAAGAACAAGAATTAGTTGCACGTGATGGATTAGCAACTTATATCGCCAAGCAGATTTAA